A genomic region of Polypterus senegalus isolate Bchr_013 unplaced genomic scaffold, ASM1683550v1 scaffold_4193, whole genome shotgun sequence contains the following coding sequences:
- the LOC120520240 gene encoding E3 ubiquitin-protein ligase UBR4-like — MNIQIHQGFGVLAVVLANHSIKLLTSLFQDLQVEALHRGWDRDGPPAELNIMAQSTSIQRVQRLIDSVPLTNLLFTLLSTSYRKACVLQRQRKGSVSSDASASTDSNTYYEDDFSSTEEDSSQDDDSEPILGLWFEETISPSKEKVAPPPPPPPPPLETSPRLRVQASRVLGKMVISWLAERTLSW, encoded by the exons atgaatattcaaat ACATCAAGGATTTGGGGTTCTTGCTGTTGTTCTGGCAAACCATTCAATCAAGTTACTCACATCACTCTTCCAGGATCTGCAAGTTGAAGCACTTCATAGG ggTTGGGACAGAGATGGCCCTCCAGCTGAACTGAACATTATGGCCCAGAGCACCTCTATTCAGCGAGTTCAGAGACTTATTGACTCTGTCCCACTCACAAACTTGCTGTTTACATTGCTTTCTACCTCCTACAGAAAG GCGTGTGTCCTTCAGCGCCAGAGGAAGGGCTCTGTTAGTAGTGATGCTAGTGCCTCGACAGACTctaacacatactatgaagatgaTTTTAGTAGTACAGAAGAAGACAGCAGTCAAG ATGATGACAGTGAACCTATTCTTGGTTTGTGGTTTGAAGAGACCATTTCTCCAAGTAAGGAGAAGGTggcacctcctcctcctcctccgccacCACCTTTGGAAACATCCCCAAGGCTCAGAGTCCAAGCAAGCAGAGTGCTGGGGAAAATGGTAATCTCCTGGCTAGCCGAAAGGACCCTGAGCTGGTAA